From Penaeus chinensis breed Huanghai No. 1 chromosome 29, ASM1920278v2, whole genome shotgun sequence:
tgataataataatcataataactataatgatgataattatcttaatgataacgataacgacgataataaaaaggatgatgatgatgatactactactactaataataataataataataataataataataataataataataataataataataataataataataataataataatgataataatacaaatgaggagaagaagaattaacaatgatgatgataaggacttGAATCTtcttgaataatgaataaataataatgtattgataatgatgatactgatgaataatgataatggcactaatggcgttactaataataacgatgacagtgatgatgctaacgataacatcaataataataacaatatcaataatagtgaggATTAAGGTAACATTAAtaattgaattaataataataatgttgataataatcagcataaaaatgataatgataatgatgataataaaaaaattatgataatgataataacaacacagcaataacaataataacaacacaaatgataataatgataataatattgacaataataatgataataatgataacagtaacaataataataacagcaacaacgacaaaaataataacaataatgataataaaacgtttaaaataaaaaacatttccaTTACTTACAAGAAAGCTGCTTTTTATTTCCAATGTTGCTTCTCGCTCCTCCAGTTAGGCACTTATTCGCTCACACACCAAGCTACATGAgtcattttattatttacacataACGCGGAAAACATGGCCGTTAGTTCAGAAAATCAGCCCACAGAATTAATTCACAGATCTTTCAGAAACGAGGAATCCATATGGAAATGAATTCGACAGCAAGGGACCGCGAACAGAGATGCCGGCGAGAACAGCATCAGACACGGAGGCAGGCGGAGCGTTAAGTGAAAGCTTTACCTCTCCACAACCTTCGCCGTGCCCCACACCTGCACATCGAAGCGGTGTCCTATTTACGGGCGTTGAAATTTTGTTTTGAAAGGTttgcaattatatatacgtacgtacatacatacatacttacatacttacatacatacatacatacatacatacatacatacatacatacatacatacatacatacatacatacatacatacatacatatatacatatgcctacatacagtacatgtatacatacatacagtacatgcatacatatagtacatacatgcatacatacatacagtacatacatacacacatacatacagtacatacatgcatacatacatacatacattcatacatacatacgtacatgtacacacacacacacacacgcacgcgcgcgagagcgtgcatatatatatatatatatatatatatatatgtgtgtgtgtgtgtgtgtgtgtgtgtgtgtgtgtgtgtgtgtgtgtgtgtgtgtgtttatgtatatatataaatatatatatatatatatatatatatatatatatcgaaggcgaCCATCAAtctatgtcgactatggcattattgtctctacccactcccgtataggtagagtcaatgcctgggcgaaagaatgcgaggagcaagctgttgcccctacagcgggctctctctctccacgcagctgatggatccaaaggaacggcttaGATTCATATGGTTTGGCACCTGCGGTGTCACGGGCCTTGCCAGAACGAgctcgcaagcgacaacgaactaccGTCGGGACTCCGGCTTCGGATTTTTCCtcaaggttgactcccgaagtcttTTCATCTTAAAGACAGCACAtagggagtccaccctatactgTTTTGTATGGGGttgactcccatagcctttgaccatacacggactgaagtACAAGCCAGCAGTTGTTTTGCATAAGGTGAACTCCCATTCGTgcactacaaggcagcagtcgggcaccactatcgtatcgaATCAATCGAAATGGattatccatttcggttatttttctgtttaattgAGGAACTCTTGGCGAGTTCGAAATTttacgatttaatttaattttgtaccgtggctgttttccttttcatatatatgtacacgttactgtgtttgcgtttgtgcttatatgaatatatatatatgaatatatatatatatacatatacatatatttatttgcatatgtatatattcatatatgtatatacatatagaaatgtatatctatagttttatatatatatatatatatatatatatataaacactttcttctatttttattagATGTAAAAAAGGATTATATCActagtttttcttccttttttttactaaaatAACCTCCTGGTGCGTGACTGTTTAGGAAGCGCTGGAGCGAGACAGCTCTCATATGAATCAATGGGTCAAATTAAACCCCAGCGCCGTCTGTGTCGAGGTGGCGCCACACTATTGCTAATTTTCACCCCGGCAAAGGTTCATAAGTCAATGGCGTGACATCTGTCATCTGGGGAACTGCTCAGCTGAAGCGATGTCGTTTATTACGAACTCAATTACTGCCAGAGTTTCACTCTCAATAGTCTTCAGACATCAATGGAGGCCCCTGGCAACTTCTTCAAAAAGGTATCATGTAGGTAATTTCAATGGTTAATTTGTAAGGGTATAATCTGGTAAAACATagagatactatatatatgtatataatatatttaatatatatcttttatatatacataatgtgtttatatatatatatatatataatatatatatacctatatataatatatatacctatatataatatataaaacatacataatatatatatatatatatatatatatatatatatatatatgtataatatatataatacatataatatgatatatatatatatatatatatatatatatatatataatatgtatgtatgtgtgtatgtatatatatatatatatatatatatatatatatgtgtgtgtgtgtgtgtgtgtgtgtgtgtgtgtgtgtatgtgtgtgtgtgtttgtgtgtgtgtgtgtgtgtgtgtgtgtgtgtgtgtgtaatatatatgtatatataacagacatacaatatataatatatatgatatatagtatataatatatataatatatatgattatatataatatatatatatatgtatataatatacataaaatatatatataacatatagtatatataatatatatatatatatataatatatatatacatatatatatatacatatataatgttctaTTAGCCCATGATTCAATGACGTTTTTAATCAACAGAAAGATAATCAACAAATTCTTTTCAAAATCCGTCATAGAGAGAAATGCACTTTTATCCGTGAAAATGAAATTCAGAAACGGAGTGCTCTGAGAGAACAAAGCAAAAACTCGAAAAGCAAAtttcaagaaaaagagagagaaaaaaagatacgaAAACGAATCACACATaatctcgcacacatacacacacacacatacagagatacacacacacacgcacacactcacacacatacacacgcatgtgcacacgcacacacacacacacacacacacacacacacacacacacacacacacacacacacacacacacacacacacatacagacatacacacacactcaaacacactcacacgcatacacacacacacacacacacacacacacacacatacagacatacacacacacatacatacacgcacacgcacacaaacacacacacacacacacacacacacacacacacacacaaacacactcacacacatacacacacatgcgcacacgcacacacacacacacacacacacacacacacacacacacacacacacacacatacagacatacacacacacatacatacacgcacacgcacacgcacacacacatacacacacacacacacatacaaacacactcgaacacactcacacacatacacacacatgcgcacacacacacacacacacacacacacacacacacacacacacacagacagacatacacacacacacacatacacactgacacacacacacacacacacacacccacagacacacacacacacacacacacaaacacacacacgcacacgctcacacacacactcacacacacacacacacacacacacacacatatacatataaacacatagacacacacatacagaaacatacacagcCACTCACACATGCGCTCACATATAAACgcgaacacatacatacgctcAGACAAACAAGAACTCACATATTCATAAATTCCTAACGAGCATACATATACGAGCATAACATATACCCCGCTCTCCCGGGAtatgcgttatatatacatatatatatatatatatatatatatatatataaaagaaacacacacacacatataacctcaTAAAAACggtcacacacgaacacacacacagacacgcacacacacatataacctcaCAAAACggcaacacactcacacacactcacacacacacacatacacacatacacacacacatacacatacacacacacacacacacacacacacacacccacccacacacacacacacacacacacgaacacaaatacacacacatacacataaacactcacaaacacacatatacatacataaacacacacacgcaaacacatatacacataaacatgcacacaaacaaataaacacaaacgagcaaacacacacacacacacacacacacacatatacacatatacacatatacacataaacacgcacacacacagacatatgaatCAAATTCCATACGAGCATGCAAATACCCCGCTCCTCCGAAAAGGCAGTTCGACTGATGGCATCGGCGCAGAGGATTCCCGTCCAGTTGGAGTACGACAAGGACTTAAATCCTTGGACGGCCTTCCTCGTTGAAGACCAGGAGACCTGGTTCCTGGTGGACACGGGGACGCCCTTCACCGCCGTCACGCCCGAGCAGGTGGAGGCGTGGGGGCTCACAGACCAAATCCAGCCCAGTGACAATAATTACTACGACGGCATTGTGCGAGCAGACATTTTCCATCGAGAAACTCGCCAGCTTTTGGCCAAGGACTTTGGCTTCTACGTACGGGGAACCCGACAACTACATCGGATTGGACTTCCTCACGACCGCAAACAGCATGCTCGACCTCGATCCGCAGGCGCCCTGGCTGTACCTCTTCTAGCAGGCCACGAACACGACCACGTGGTGCTGCATGGTCGCCGAGATGTCCATCAACGGCATCAAGACGGTGGCTTAGCTGGACACAGGCTACAGCGGCCTCCTATCGGTGCCCAGCAAAGAATGGGAGAAACTCGAGCTGTGGCCGGAGAAGCTGAACAAGCCCAGAGGATACAAGACGCAATACGGCATAGAATTCGTGGAATACGGGGCCGTGGGCGTGACAGTGGAGGGCttcgagagggagatggagggggtctGCGAGCTAACAGACATGATCAAATACCCTCTGATCGGAATGGAGTTCCTCCTCGGAGCAAGTATTCTGTTCAATGTGGACGGCACCGCTGTGCTCCTGTTCCCCGAGCGAGGCTAGTAAGCATGCGAGGCAGCGAGCCCtgaacaaggtctatataagtacatatacagtcCTTGGCCCTGGCTGTCCTGGCTGCTCCGGTGGCCTATGCtgaagtgagaagaggagggagaccaGGTTGATTCAATGTGATAATgcgaatgaaaatatgaaaattgtcAAGGATATATTTCTTAACCGAGATGGTTAAATAATCCGTGACACATGATCGAATTAGAAAAGGGATAtgtaaaaaataacacacacacacacacacacacacacacacacacacacatatatatatatatatatatatatatatatatatatatatatgtgtgtgtgtgtatcttgtctGAATCcctcttagtgtgtgtgttcgtgtgtgtgtgtgtgttcgtgtgtgtatgtgtatgtgtgtgtgtgtttgtgtgtgtgtgtgtgtgtgtgtgtgtttatttgtttgtgtgcgtgtttatgagtatatgtgtttgcgtatgtgtttttTAAGTATgtcgtgcttatgtgtatgtgtgtgtatgtgtgttcgtgtgtgtgtgtgtgtgtgtgtgtttgtgtgtatgtgtgtgtgtgtgtgtgtgtttctgtacgtatgtgtctatgtgtttatgtgtgtatgtgtgtgtgtgcttgtgtgtgtgtgtgcttgtgtgtgtgtgtgtgtatgtgtatgtgtctgtgttcgtgtgtgtgtgtgtgtgtgtgtgtgtgtgtgtttgtgtgtgtgtgtgtgtgtgtgtgtgtgtgtgtgtgtgtgtgtgtgtgtttatgtgtatgtgtgtatatttgtgttcgtgtgtgtgtgcgtttgtgtgtgtgtgtgagtgtgcgtgcgtgtgtatttatgtgtatgtgtctttgtgtgtgtgtgtgtgtgtgtgtgtgtgtgtgtgtgtgtgtgtgtgtgtgtgtgtgtgtgtgtgtgtgtgtgtgtgtgtatgtgtgtgtgtgtgtgtgcatatatacacatatatatacacatttatatacaaacatacacacacaagccattcattccactacaggacatagacctctctcaattcactattgagaggttatttggcagtgccacccttgtctgacaCAACCGGTTTAGGGAAGTATTTTTTTGGCATTTTTCTCTCATATAATTGCATTTTTTCCAGATATCTTTTAATTTATCCCAAAGACTCGCTCTTAaacccgtctctttctctcattcagtcattctttcattctatttgatttttttttttttttttaacgctttctctcctctttcaattcactgCGTTACCTTCGAGAATAAATCGAGATTTAGAAATTAATTGAATCGACCAAATGTATCTTTCGTGATGCAGagctctcttgtctcttgtcttccATCatgcctctcctttcctttcaaaTGTTCTCCGTCTTAGTCTATTTCATTTTCTGCATCAGAACACATTTATTCAGTGAGCTTTTAGGATATGAATGATATTAAATAAGATGTAGTGCGAGAAATTGCTATCAAAATTTATAATTATCTGGATATCATTTTCtaaaaacaaaatggcgccgTGACGCAAAAAGCGGGGTATGAGGTGCCTTTATCAAGAATCTTTACAACTGGTTAAATGACTTCTTAATCAAATAATATGAATACTGACTATTTCTGTTAGGTATTGGCTAGTCAGAAATTATTTctgtagaagaaaagaaaaaaaaaaggtcaacttGCAATGTTTTTTAATGATTGTGAAGCAAGACGATTCGAAATGAAGGGCATATAAAATTCCCAAATTCTCCGGCCTGGAAGAAAAGATGGTCTGAGAAAAGCCATAAGGAGAGCGAAGCAGAGAAACAAAGAGTCTCGAGTTGTGCACCAAGCGAAACAGGTGAAAGATAGTGAGGGTCAACCACTGACAAAGGacaaggaaataaaggagagatggagatccTATTTCGAACAGCTCGTGAATGTGTAAaataagagagtagagagaacagTATCACCAAGAGGAGATACACATGTGGAATAGATCGCGGAAGAGGTAGTGGCAAAAGCATTGCAAAAGATGGAGTGTGGAAAAGCAGTAGGTCCAGACAACATACTAGTAGAGGCATGGAAAGTCTTTGGCAGCACTGGGACCGACTGCTTGACAGCGGTGTTTACAAATgttatggaaaaggaagaaatgctaGAAGAATGGAGAAGCAGCACATTGATCCCTATATCTAAGAACGAAGGGGCCATACAGAATTGTACCAGTTATAGAGTAATCAAACTGAACTTCACATACCTTGATGATAT
This genomic window contains:
- the LOC125040423 gene encoding uncharacterized protein LOC125040423; its protein translation is MECGKAVGPDNILVEAWKVFGSTGTDCLTAVFTNVMEKEEMLEEWRSSTLIPISKNEGAIQNCTSYRVIKLNFTYLDDMRKNDRQVTVSEKVSISEQQFGFMPGRCTTDAFFCRASTSGEIQRRPERAVLCVHRLRKPSTGCPEWTFGTVYD